A region of Pyxidicoccus parkwaysis DNA encodes the following proteins:
- a CDS encoding LysR family transcriptional regulator, whose protein sequence is MSAFTLHELQCFDAVVSGGSFQAAAERMHRSHPSVFAAVAKLESQLGLSLLDRSGYRVRLTEAGRAFHRKALALLREAEELSTHAQQLAMGEEAELRVVLGDLCPLSPVLALLSRFFAQSPRTRLHLQFEAVSGPWERLLEDEAELIVHRVPKNDVRMEWIDLGRVALVPVVAPGFLPFPLTTAITPRQMQAFTQCVLRDSARHPPEQGHFLVEGAPQCSAPDQLMKKELVLHGMAWGHLPRFMIESELRDGRLLSIAGRHFPGVIEELVAARRRDRPHGPVASRLWDFLARNAPVLRPALGRVSRAKTASEG, encoded by the coding sequence ATGTCCGCCTTCACGCTCCATGAGTTGCAGTGCTTCGACGCCGTCGTGAGCGGCGGCAGTTTCCAGGCGGCGGCCGAGCGGATGCACCGCTCGCATCCGTCGGTGTTCGCGGCGGTGGCCAAGCTGGAGAGCCAGCTGGGCCTGAGCCTGTTGGACCGTTCCGGCTATCGCGTGCGCCTCACCGAGGCCGGGCGGGCCTTCCACCGAAAAGCCCTGGCTCTGCTGCGCGAGGCCGAGGAGCTGAGCACGCACGCCCAGCAGCTCGCGATGGGCGAGGAGGCCGAATTGCGCGTGGTGCTCGGGGACCTGTGTCCGTTGTCGCCGGTGCTGGCGCTGCTCAGCCGCTTCTTCGCGCAGAGTCCGCGGACGCGGCTGCACTTGCAGTTCGAGGCGGTGAGCGGTCCCTGGGAGCGGCTGCTGGAGGACGAGGCCGAGCTCATCGTGCACCGCGTTCCCAAGAACGACGTGCGGATGGAGTGGATTGATTTGGGCCGCGTCGCGCTGGTGCCAGTGGTGGCGCCAGGGTTTCTGCCCTTCCCGCTGACGACCGCCATCACGCCTCGGCAGATGCAGGCCTTCACCCAGTGCGTGCTTCGGGATTCGGCGCGGCATCCGCCCGAACAGGGGCATTTCCTCGTCGAAGGCGCGCCTCAGTGCTCCGCGCCGGACCAGCTCATGAAGAAGGAGTTGGTCCTGCACGGCATGGCGTGGGGACATCTGCCGCGGTTCATGATCGAATCCGAGCTGCGGGACGGACGCCTGCTGTCCATCGCCGGGCGGCACTTTCCCGGTGTCATCGAGGAGCTCGTGGCAGCGCGCCGGAGAGATCGGCCACACGGGCCGGTTGCCAGCCGGCTGTGGGACTTCCTGGCCCGCAATGCACCGGTGCTGCGGCCGGCGCTGGGCCGCGTGTCCCGTGCGAAGACCGCCTCCGAAGGCTGA
- a CDS encoding FAD-dependent monooxygenase — translation MVYDVVIAGAGPVGLFLACELRLAKLSVLVLEQLEDPHSPLKRLPFGRRGLWGPSVEAFYRRGLLDQIASQRSAGDRAPNQPVPGPIASGAQLRGPGGHFAGIPFDYSNIDSSRWKYRLPSPADNQLGSETEHLERVLAARALSVGVEIQRGQGVEGFEASDDEVTVHAGKQRVRARWLVGCDGGRSTVRKQAGFEFVGTEPEFTGYSVQVELADPEKLRPGRHYTPTGMYNQGQPGVIAMADFDGGAFHRTQPVTLEHVQAVLRRVSCTDVTVKVLHVATTWTDRAHQATTYRKGRVLLAGDSAHIHSPLGGQGLNLGLGDAMNLGWKLAATIRGDAPEGLLDSYTTERHPVGARILDWSRAQVALMRPNQASRALEAILRDLIDTRDGATYFAERVWGVALRYDLGGEHPLVGRSCPDFELEDGTRVGTLLRDGKGLLLDFGRKASLQALNGHWGDQVRYVDSDARNRLGLSALLVRPDGFVAWASDTTPNPEEVTRAAARWFASREPHAIRR, via the coding sequence TTGGTCTACGACGTGGTCATCGCAGGGGCCGGCCCGGTCGGCCTGTTCCTGGCCTGCGAGCTGAGGCTCGCGAAGCTCTCCGTGCTGGTGCTCGAACAATTGGAGGATCCGCACTCACCCCTGAAGCGGCTCCCATTCGGAAGGCGAGGACTCTGGGGCCCAAGCGTCGAAGCCTTCTACCGGCGCGGACTGCTGGACCAGATTGCATCGCAACGCAGTGCCGGTGATAGGGCCCCTAACCAACCGGTACCTGGCCCCATCGCGTCCGGAGCACAGCTCCGCGGGCCAGGCGGACACTTCGCGGGAATCCCGTTCGACTACAGCAACATCGATTCGTCGCGGTGGAAGTACCGACTCCCGAGCCCGGCGGACAACCAACTGGGGAGCGAAACCGAACATCTCGAGCGCGTCCTCGCGGCTCGTGCACTCTCCGTCGGGGTCGAAATCCAGCGCGGCCAGGGTGTCGAAGGCTTCGAAGCTTCAGACGATGAAGTCACCGTCCATGCCGGCAAGCAGCGCGTTCGCGCGCGTTGGCTCGTGGGCTGCGACGGCGGCCGCAGCACCGTCCGCAAGCAAGCTGGCTTCGAGTTCGTAGGGACCGAGCCTGAGTTCACCGGCTACTCGGTCCAGGTCGAGCTCGCCGACCCGGAGAAGCTCCGCCCGGGCCGTCACTACACGCCGACCGGTATGTACAACCAGGGGCAGCCAGGGGTGATCGCGATGGCCGACTTCGACGGTGGCGCATTCCATCGCACCCAACCCGTCACACTCGAGCACGTGCAAGCCGTCTTACGGCGCGTGTCCTGCACGGACGTGACCGTCAAAGTGTTGCACGTCGCCACGACCTGGACCGACCGCGCGCACCAGGCAACGACCTACCGCAAGGGACGGGTGCTGCTGGCGGGCGACTCCGCGCACATTCATTCACCGCTCGGCGGACAAGGCCTGAACCTCGGACTTGGAGACGCCATGAACCTCGGGTGGAAGCTTGCCGCAACCATCCGAGGCGATGCCCCCGAGGGCTTGCTCGACAGCTACACCACGGAGCGGCATCCCGTCGGTGCGCGCATCCTCGATTGGTCGCGGGCCCAGGTGGCGCTGATGCGACCCAACCAGGCTTCCCGCGCGCTCGAAGCCATCCTGCGCGACCTGATCGACACGCGCGACGGCGCGACCTACTTCGCTGAACGTGTCTGGGGGGTGGCTCTGCGCTACGACCTCGGCGGTGAGCACCCGCTGGTGGGCCGCAGCTGCCCGGACTTCGAGCTGGAGGACGGAACGAGGGTCGGCACCCTGCTCCGAGATGGAAAGGGCTTGCTGTTGGACTTCGGCCGGAAGGCGTCACTCCAAGCACTCAATGGCCATTGGGGCGACCAGGTCAGGTACGTGGACAGCGACGCCAGGAATCGCCTTGGACTGAGCGCGCTGCTCGTGCGTCCTGATGGCTTCGTTGCATGGGCGAGCGATACGACGCCCAATCCCGAGGAAGTCACACGAGCCGCTGCGAGATGGTTCGCGAGCCGCGAACCTCACGCCATCCGTCGCTGA
- a CDS encoding AHH domain-containing protein codes for MLRDNILGGADAGAHPWYTGRWSIAAHHLICSEAMADDEVWARFCRKFGYDINRARNGVILPMVLAVACELHVPVHVGPHAGGWAFDMDLAYPEAVKARLAKVARAVAAGGYCSNPSALTDELDRLSAAILGRIAAGRWTLTTDGQDYLPGGIGCAGARSLEGKPRHPCPLGRCHGARHAHTRAPLPRRALQVGA; via the coding sequence GTGCTGCGCGACAACATCCTCGGCGGCGCTGATGCGGGCGCGCACCCTTGGTACACCGGGCGCTGGTCTATCGCCGCGCACCACCTCATCTGCTCCGAGGCGATGGCGGACGATGAAGTCTGGGCGCGGTTCTGTCGCAAGTTCGGCTACGACATCAACCGGGCTCGGAATGGCGTTATCCTCCCCATGGTGCTGGCCGTCGCGTGCGAGCTGCACGTGCCTGTCCACGTTGGCCCCCACGCAGGGGGCTGGGCCTTCGACATGGACCTCGCGTACCCGGAAGCGGTGAAGGCCCGCCTCGCGAAGGTGGCTCGCGCAGTCGCAGCAGGCGGCTATTGCTCCAACCCCTCAGCGCTGACGGACGAGCTGGACAGACTCAGCGCGGCGATTCTGGGACGCATCGCGGCCGGTCGTTGGACGCTGACTACTGATGGGCAGGACTACTTGCCCGGTGGCATCGGCTGCGCCGGAGCAAGGAGCCTGGAGGGTAAGCCACGTCATCCATGCCCGCTGGGCCGGTGCCACGGAGCCCGGCACGCGCACACCCGCGCGCCGCTTCCTCGTCGAGCGCTCCAGGTGGGGGCGTAG
- a CDS encoding imm11 family protein: MQCDYFVLMRARSQQHPLLAWDQDYLSFLKPGPIELQEPVKLKLGEPVPPKPLMVDHHSLPSPVVSPRLKETLAPLELHGVQWIPADVRVGDGDVRRYWLMHMWRQIRCMDRERSDFTAPPSGLFLLSLDRLVLDEAVLGAIPLQERRVFLLEEDTVHLFHRSVVDLVMSLTPPPEGLRFIPVPDWNDSAGFR, translated from the coding sequence ATGCAATGTGACTACTTCGTCCTCATGCGCGCGCGCTCCCAGCAGCATCCACTGCTGGCGTGGGACCAGGACTACCTCTCATTCCTGAAGCCCGGGCCCATCGAGTTGCAAGAGCCGGTGAAACTGAAGCTGGGTGAGCCCGTGCCTCCCAAGCCCCTCATGGTGGACCACCACAGCCTGCCTTCGCCGGTGGTCTCTCCTCGGCTGAAGGAAACGCTCGCACCACTGGAGCTTCATGGCGTGCAGTGGATTCCGGCAGACGTCCGTGTGGGGGATGGGGACGTGCGCCGATACTGGCTCATGCACATGTGGCGGCAGATTCGCTGCATGGACAGGGAGCGCTCCGACTTCACCGCCCCGCCGAGCGGCCTGTTCCTGTTGAGCCTCGATCGCCTCGTCCTCGACGAAGCGGTGCTGGGCGCGATACCCCTTCAAGAACGACGTGTCTTCCTCCTCGAGGAGGACACGGTGCACCTCTTTCATCGCAGCGTGGTGGACCTCGTGATGAGCCTCACGCCACCGCCGGAGGGGCTCCGCTTCATTCCGGTGCCGGACTGGAACGACTCGGCCGGATTCCGCTGA
- a CDS encoding serine/threonine protein kinase, protein MESDVFNPASLLPDTLIGSWRLLELRGRGSYGIVFRAVPDEAPETDAVALKLALHLEDARFAREAELLSRIHHPAVPRLLDHGHWQPRQTLSFPWLAMEWVDGISLYEWAPAQRPSSRQVLQLLARLARALEATHSAGGLHRDVKGDNILVRHSDAQPFLTDFGSGHFLGAATLTGPAFPPGTLAYRSPEAWRYIPRSGKIPAIPYSPRPADDLFALGVTAYRLITGKYPPVPNPENDEAWLWLPEQHARWTARVCNSRCIPELSALVSRMLSLRPDARGSAREVAEALEQAARSAGREADVPLFTGEEPRPAGLFPRPQHVIVQRPPRPQRWSWLAAAGLGGALALSVAEMLSVSRSEESATPQLAEQEESMEARDGGTVAVGDSALTAQVAPERSPSVLSPIAVEVPPKPLPGQWRPDGTGRCPSKMQIAINGGCWMKQPVDPKDCDAEAGFFEYRGACYLPVMTPPRPATSDPAKRDDSP, encoded by the coding sequence ATGGAGTCTGACGTCTTCAATCCGGCAAGCCTGCTCCCCGACACGCTCATCGGCTCGTGGCGTCTGCTGGAATTGCGCGGCCGGGGCTCCTACGGCATCGTCTTCCGCGCTGTCCCCGACGAAGCGCCAGAAACCGACGCCGTGGCACTCAAGCTGGCCCTGCACCTCGAGGATGCGCGCTTCGCACGAGAGGCCGAGCTGCTCTCCCGCATCCACCACCCCGCCGTGCCCCGCCTGCTGGACCACGGCCACTGGCAACCCCGGCAGACGCTGTCCTTCCCCTGGCTCGCCATGGAGTGGGTGGATGGCATTTCGCTCTACGAGTGGGCCCCGGCTCAACGCCCGTCCTCACGGCAGGTGCTTCAGCTTCTGGCCCGGCTCGCACGCGCCCTGGAGGCCACCCATTCGGCCGGCGGCCTCCACCGCGATGTGAAGGGCGACAACATCCTCGTCCGCCACTCGGACGCGCAGCCTTTCCTCACGGACTTCGGCTCCGGCCACTTCCTGGGCGCAGCCACGCTCACCGGGCCGGCCTTTCCTCCTGGCACCCTCGCCTACCGCTCTCCCGAGGCGTGGCGCTACATCCCCCGCTCCGGCAAGATTCCCGCCATCCCGTATTCACCCAGGCCCGCGGATGACCTCTTCGCCCTGGGTGTCACCGCCTATCGACTCATCACCGGGAAGTACCCACCGGTGCCCAACCCGGAGAATGACGAGGCTTGGCTCTGGCTTCCCGAGCAGCACGCGCGCTGGACGGCGCGAGTCTGCAACTCCCGCTGCATTCCGGAGCTGAGCGCGCTGGTGTCGCGGATGCTCTCACTGCGCCCCGATGCACGAGGCAGCGCGCGGGAGGTGGCCGAAGCGCTGGAGCAGGCCGCGCGCAGCGCGGGACGTGAGGCGGACGTGCCGCTCTTCACGGGAGAAGAGCCGCGGCCCGCGGGCCTCTTTCCCCGCCCCCAGCACGTCATAGTGCAGCGCCCTCCTCGCCCGCAAAGGTGGTCATGGCTCGCGGCTGCAGGACTCGGAGGCGCACTGGCGCTGAGCGTCGCGGAGATGCTGAGTGTGAGTCGCTCCGAGGAGTCCGCGACGCCCCAGCTCGCAGAGCAGGAAGAGTCAATGGAGGCAAGGGACGGCGGCACCGTGGCCGTCGGAGACTCCGCGCTGACAGCGCAGGTGGCGCCCGAGCGATCTCCGTCTGTGTTGTCACCCATCGCGGTAGAGGTGCCACCGAAACCCCTTCCAGGGCAGTGGCGTCCGGACGGCACCGGCCGCTGTCCCAGCAAGATGCAGATCGCAATCAACGGCGGCTGTTGGATGAAGCAGCCCGTGGACCCGAAGGACTGTGATGCCGAGGCCGGCTTTTTTGAATACAGGGGCGCGTGCTACCTCCCCGTCATGACTCCGCCACGCCCCGCCACCTCGGATCCCGCGAAGCGAGACGACAGTCCGTAG
- a CDS encoding N-acyl amino acid synthase FeeM domain-containing protein — MTCRHWRWRVATTQREIDDAARIRWDVFGGELGLMNERTTPSRREVTCFDTLDTTVHVLVYADAEPVATLRLLFPNPEVAASQGGTVGFDLEPEVDLSGVLQPGMVLAEPSRLCVLESWRHTQAATWLQAAMYAESRRRGVTHWIASANLETDSREDALLSWRVAANKGLLSPRWRVDVPDPRQAPAHSRSPFYTPEERARAEQGRLDGLRLPRAPALFARRLGARFIAEPLYDTYFHWFTLPLIIALDEIPTDTLACFHALENGVSLAV, encoded by the coding sequence ATGACGTGCAGGCACTGGCGCTGGCGTGTTGCCACCACCCAGCGGGAAATCGATGACGCGGCTCGCATCCGCTGGGATGTCTTCGGCGGAGAGCTGGGCTTGATGAACGAACGGACGACGCCGTCACGGCGGGAGGTGACCTGTTTCGACACGCTCGACACCACGGTGCACGTGCTCGTCTATGCGGACGCCGAGCCCGTGGCGACGCTGCGGCTGTTGTTCCCCAACCCGGAGGTGGCGGCGAGCCAGGGCGGTACGGTGGGGTTCGACCTGGAGCCGGAGGTGGACCTCTCGGGCGTGCTCCAGCCGGGGATGGTGCTCGCGGAGCCCTCGCGCCTGTGCGTCCTGGAGTCGTGGCGCCACACGCAGGCCGCCACGTGGCTGCAGGCGGCCATGTACGCGGAGAGCCGGCGGCGCGGGGTGACGCACTGGATTGCATCCGCGAACCTGGAGACGGACTCGCGCGAGGACGCGCTGCTGTCGTGGAGGGTGGCTGCCAACAAGGGATTGCTGAGCCCGCGCTGGCGCGTGGACGTGCCCGACCCGCGGCAGGCTCCTGCGCACTCCCGCAGCCCCTTCTACACGCCGGAGGAGCGCGCGAGGGCGGAGCAGGGAAGGCTGGACGGGCTGCGGCTGCCCCGGGCGCCGGCGCTCTTCGCCAGGAGGCTGGGGGCGCGCTTCATCGCGGAGCCGCTCTACGACACGTATTTTCACTGGTTCACGCTGCCGCTCATCATCGCGCTCGATGAGATTCCGACGGACACGCTGGCGTGCTTCCACGCGCTGGAGAACGGCGTGAGCCTCGCCGTCTAG
- a CDS encoding iron-containing redox enzyme family protein, with amino-acid sequence MQTQTENQTGTHWLAALDGEARGLVAAVDVHPDAGRLFGGTIDTEGYIHYLIQTYHYARWSTPILGEAGERLKRLGRHPELAELLVQKAGEERGHERWLLSDLANLGCPRERVEEAAHRPAVDAYVGWNFFTSRSGVPTAVLGTAYVLEYLSQTRAGVAAERLQAAASIPNIHKSVTFLRSHGALDGDHVAEMARILGRLTDSEDQAAILFSARATRSLYPCIFREGGPNRLTPEG; translated from the coding sequence GTGCAAACACAGACGGAGAATCAGACGGGAACGCATTGGCTGGCGGCGCTGGACGGAGAGGCGCGAGGGCTGGTGGCGGCGGTGGATGTCCACCCCGACGCCGGACGCCTCTTCGGTGGCACCATCGACACGGAGGGCTACATCCACTACCTCATCCAGACGTATCACTATGCCCGCTGGAGCACGCCCATCCTCGGCGAGGCGGGGGAGCGGCTGAAGCGGTTGGGCCGGCACCCGGAACTGGCGGAGCTGCTGGTCCAGAAGGCGGGTGAGGAGCGGGGGCACGAGCGGTGGCTGCTTTCGGACCTCGCGAACCTGGGCTGCCCGCGGGAGCGGGTGGAGGAGGCGGCACACCGCCCGGCGGTGGATGCCTATGTCGGGTGGAACTTCTTCACGTCGCGCTCCGGCGTGCCGACGGCCGTCCTGGGGACCGCGTACGTGCTGGAGTACCTGTCGCAGACGCGCGCGGGCGTGGCCGCGGAGCGGCTGCAGGCGGCGGCCTCCATTCCCAACATCCACAAGTCGGTGACCTTCCTGCGCAGCCATGGGGCGCTGGACGGAGACCATGTGGCGGAGATGGCGAGGATTCTCGGGCGGCTGACCGACTCCGAGGACCAGGCGGCGATCCTCTTCTCGGCCCGGGCCACCCGGAGCCTCTACCCGTGCATCTTCCGCGAGGGCGGCCCCAACCGTCTCACTCCCGAGGGGTAG
- a CDS encoding helix-turn-helix domain-containing protein: protein MNFSTRELVLRDTVISALNSSLSFPEVLKAAREPLLEFAQADAAALCLMRVTPSLAFQWHVPGHRIPLLDAGVYESVSHHDFVRGPIFARPNVVIRDEEMLSREEYDHSPLYQHSRDLGMGLDRVMAILLPIGPDYFGAFALYRTSDCAFTDQCATALSSITAHLMNSVRNCGTYQALTTRTRLLDELYSPPDTGFLIVEPPSRVVQRSRRADSLLEKWFTPSDFDSSGLPEVIRTRLNALVRMDADSRLGNDVWVSLEHDAYRVVRFIEMPAPEGPRQWALVMNELPMSIPLPVEMRRKLTPAEANVARHMLRNQSNEQIADELAVSCHTVKTHVKKIFKKLGVDERADFLYQAAHLNKPV from the coding sequence ATGAATTTCAGCACCCGTGAGCTCGTGCTCAGGGACACGGTCATCTCGGCGCTCAACAGCTCGCTGTCCTTCCCCGAGGTCCTCAAAGCCGCTCGAGAGCCCCTCCTCGAGTTCGCCCAGGCGGACGCCGCGGCCCTGTGCCTGATGCGCGTCACGCCTTCGCTCGCCTTCCAGTGGCACGTCCCGGGCCATCGCATTCCCCTGCTCGATGCGGGGGTCTATGAAAGCGTGTCCCACCATGACTTCGTCCGGGGCCCCATCTTCGCCCGGCCCAACGTGGTCATCCGCGACGAGGAGATGCTCTCCCGCGAGGAGTATGACCACAGCCCCCTCTACCAACACAGCCGGGACCTGGGAATGGGGCTGGATCGCGTCATGGCCATCCTCCTCCCCATCGGTCCTGATTACTTCGGCGCCTTCGCACTCTACCGGACCAGCGATTGCGCCTTCACTGATCAGTGCGCCACCGCCCTCTCCAGCATCACCGCGCACCTGATGAACTCGGTGCGCAACTGCGGCACCTATCAGGCCCTCACCACCCGCACCCGTCTGCTCGATGAGCTCTACAGCCCTCCCGACACCGGCTTCCTCATCGTGGAACCTCCCTCCCGCGTGGTGCAGCGCTCGCGGCGCGCCGACTCCCTCCTGGAGAAGTGGTTCACCCCCTCTGACTTCGACTCCTCCGGGCTCCCCGAGGTCATCCGGACGCGGCTGAACGCCCTGGTCCGCATGGACGCGGACTCGCGGCTCGGCAACGACGTCTGGGTCTCCCTCGAGCACGACGCCTACCGCGTGGTCCGGTTCATCGAAATGCCCGCCCCCGAGGGCCCCCGGCAATGGGCCCTGGTGATGAACGAGCTTCCCATGTCCATCCCGCTCCCCGTGGAGATGCGGCGCAAGCTCACACCTGCCGAGGCCAACGTCGCGAGGCACATGCTCCGCAACCAATCCAACGAGCAGATCGCCGACGAGCTCGCGGTCTCCTGCCATACCGTGAAGACCCACGTGAAGAAGATTTTCAAGAAGCTGGGGGTCGACGAACGCGCCGACTTCCTCTACCAGGCCGCCCATCTCAACAAGCCCGTCTGA
- a CDS encoding OmpA/MotB family protein has product MDLNRKVASLAMLGLVAGCGVSKSQLESKSLEAENYRRQYGDEAEKVKALEAKVAQLNEELASLRKDRARSDEALAQAREELEKKSSQYEQLSQSLKEEIKAGKIELSELKGRTVVKMKDRILFSSGSVAINPEGQAALAKVAQALKDVQGKLVRVEGHTDDVPTDPKGPFPSNWELSTTRALAVVRLLQEQGVSADKLSAAGYGEYRPIASNKSPQGKSLNRRIEIVLAPEDQAPGIKNRSASR; this is encoded by the coding sequence ATGGACCTGAACCGGAAAGTGGCGTCGCTGGCCATGTTGGGATTGGTGGCGGGCTGCGGCGTTTCGAAGTCGCAGCTGGAGTCCAAGTCCCTGGAGGCGGAGAACTACCGCCGCCAGTACGGCGACGAGGCGGAGAAGGTGAAGGCGTTGGAGGCGAAGGTGGCGCAGCTCAACGAGGAGCTGGCGTCGCTGCGCAAGGATCGGGCCCGCTCGGACGAGGCGCTCGCGCAGGCCCGTGAGGAGCTGGAGAAGAAGTCCTCGCAGTACGAGCAGCTCTCGCAGAGCCTCAAAGAGGAGATCAAGGCCGGCAAGATCGAGCTGTCGGAGCTCAAGGGCCGCACCGTGGTGAAGATGAAGGACCGCATCCTGTTCTCGTCAGGCAGCGTGGCCATCAACCCGGAGGGGCAGGCGGCGCTCGCCAAGGTGGCCCAGGCGCTCAAGGACGTGCAGGGCAAGCTCGTCCGGGTGGAGGGGCACACCGACGACGTGCCCACCGACCCCAAGGGGCCCTTCCCCAGCAACTGGGAGCTGTCCACCACACGTGCGCTCGCAGTGGTGCGGCTGCTGCAGGAGCAGGGTGTGTCCGCGGACAAGCTCTCCGCGGCGGGCTATGGCGAGTACCGCCCCATCGCCTCCAACAAGTCGCCGCAGGGCAAGAGCCTCAACCGCCGCATCGAAATCGTGCTCGCGCCCGAGGACCAGGCGCCCGGCATCAAGAACCGCTCGGCGAGCCGCTAG
- a CDS encoding FHA domain-containing protein, translated as MLVWEDAPSLAFPEPDRQTTTLPSYRPGARASPEPLIYEVRPGLRVPASDDARVTVGRDAGCDIFLPHPTASRLHAFFRQDPPSGAWTITDAGSQNGTYLDGALILPGRSSPLPGRASLRFGRAELLFLQPAALEEYLVARPS; from the coding sequence GTGCTGGTCTGGGAGGATGCGCCCTCCCTGGCATTTCCGGAACCCGACCGGCAGACCACGACCCTGCCCAGCTACCGTCCCGGAGCCCGGGCCTCTCCGGAGCCGCTCATCTACGAGGTACGCCCGGGACTTCGCGTCCCCGCGAGCGACGACGCCCGGGTGACGGTGGGGCGTGATGCCGGGTGTGACATCTTCCTGCCGCACCCCACCGCATCGCGCCTGCATGCGTTCTTCCGTCAGGACCCACCCTCCGGCGCCTGGACCATCACCGACGCGGGGAGCCAGAACGGTACCTACCTGGATGGCGCGCTCATCCTCCCAGGCCGGTCCTCGCCGCTGCCCGGCCGGGCGTCGCTGCGCTTCGGGCGCGCGGAGTTGCTGTTCCTCCAGCCGGCGGCTCTCGAGGAGTACCTCGTCGCCCGGCCCTCGTAG
- a CDS encoding DoxX family protein yields MSQDVAVARPGLLKTLARIWLGASLLLAGAGHLTWARTEFQAQVPTWVPLDADFVVLASGVVELVLGAALLFARRVRTQVGWVAAAFFIAVFPGNISQYVNGISAFGLDTDRARFIRLFFQPVLVACALWSTDAWAAYRASKRSR; encoded by the coding sequence ATGTCTCAAGATGTTGCCGTGGCGCGGCCCGGTCTCCTGAAGACCCTCGCGCGCATCTGGCTGGGAGCCTCCTTGCTGCTCGCGGGCGCGGGCCACCTCACGTGGGCGCGTACCGAGTTCCAGGCCCAGGTCCCGACGTGGGTACCCCTCGACGCCGACTTCGTCGTCCTGGCTTCGGGCGTGGTTGAGCTCGTGCTCGGTGCGGCGCTCCTCTTCGCGCGGCGCGTGCGTACGCAAGTCGGGTGGGTGGCGGCCGCGTTCTTCATCGCGGTCTTCCCGGGAAACATCTCCCAGTACGTCAATGGCATCAGCGCGTTTGGCCTCGACACCGACAGGGCGCGGTTCATCCGGCTCTTCTTCCAGCCCGTTCTCGTCGCCTGTGCCCTCTGGTCCACCGACGCATGGGCCGCCTATCGCGCGTCGAAGCGCTCCAGGTGA
- a CDS encoding cytochrome P450 — MDTPPDEIDFVREMRTRSYAEGGVFWTQRGDLGVFEPEAAQKINALNYGDLTLPDKLADLLRGRKGEPVSWKHVRAAWLPHMKRLSGPESVTQLAERMEALLEARLERSLDLVWMAQEVCTQALVPMVVANLPRADVTRVLRDQNLKLARLLSVEPLRETFWQELRAIWIQVGAGSAVRNELRGRAKGRRPRQLDLTDPIVDLLPELGLDRAVDAVTAVLTAIAGPPGATAACVLYELTRRPDHAARLTRELESVSREELYGAPTRVAPATHRFVKETMRMWSSPLFLARSARTDIQLEQTCLKSGQRYFVSPHLAHHDPKHWKDPETFDPDRWLPDAANGPCSGASYVPFGWSPTTCIGAGLGIAQLIVLCHLMCTRYRIQLSEPAALRMVLAAVPLPQNFKGTLTRR, encoded by the coding sequence ATGGATACTCCTCCTGACGAGATCGACTTTGTTCGCGAGATGCGCACGCGGAGCTACGCGGAAGGCGGCGTCTTCTGGACGCAACGGGGCGACCTGGGCGTCTTCGAACCCGAGGCGGCGCAGAAGATCAACGCGCTCAACTACGGCGACCTGACGCTGCCCGACAAGCTCGCCGACCTGCTGCGTGGCCGGAAGGGAGAGCCGGTCTCCTGGAAGCACGTGCGCGCGGCCTGGCTTCCGCACATGAAGCGCCTGTCAGGTCCGGAGTCCGTCACGCAGCTCGCGGAGCGGATGGAAGCGCTTCTTGAGGCGCGACTCGAGCGCTCACTCGACCTGGTCTGGATGGCGCAGGAGGTGTGCACCCAGGCACTGGTGCCCATGGTGGTGGCCAACCTGCCCCGTGCCGACGTGACACGCGTGCTCCGCGACCAGAACCTCAAGCTCGCGCGACTGCTCTCCGTCGAGCCCCTGCGCGAGACGTTCTGGCAGGAGCTTCGCGCCATCTGGATTCAGGTGGGCGCCGGCTCCGCGGTCCGCAATGAGCTGCGCGGCCGCGCCAAAGGCCGCAGGCCCCGCCAGCTCGACCTGACCGACCCCATCGTCGACCTGCTGCCGGAGCTGGGACTGGACCGGGCTGTCGACGCGGTCACCGCGGTGCTGACGGCCATCGCGGGCCCGCCGGGAGCCACGGCCGCATGTGTCCTCTACGAGCTGACCCGCCGCCCCGACCATGCCGCGCGGCTGACCCGCGAGCTGGAGTCCGTCTCACGGGAGGAGCTCTACGGTGCCCCCACCCGCGTCGCCCCGGCGACCCACCGCTTCGTCAAGGAGACGATGCGCATGTGGAGCTCACCGCTGTTCCTGGCCCGGTCGGCACGCACCGACATCCAGCTGGAACAGACATGCCTCAAGAGCGGCCAGCGCTACTTCGTCAGTCCTCACCTGGCCCACCACGACCCGAAGCACTGGAAGGACCCGGAGACGTTCGACCCCGACCGATGGCTGCCGGACGCGGCCAACGGCCCGTGCAGCGGCGCCAGCTATGTCCCCTTTGGATGGTCCCCGACGACCTGCATCGGGGCCGGCCTGGGCATCGCGCAGCTCATCGTGCTGTGCCACCTCATGTGCACCCGCTACCGAATCCAGCTCTCGGAGCCAGCGGCCCTGCGCATGGTGCTGGCCGCCGTACCGCTGCCCCAGAACTTCAAGGGCACGCTCACCCGGCGCTGA